The following are encoded together in the Triticum dicoccoides isolate Atlit2015 ecotype Zavitan chromosome 6B, WEW_v2.0, whole genome shotgun sequence genome:
- the LOC119323068 gene encoding leucine-rich repeat extensin-like protein 7: MIRRGMPPLLALLLVTAVTAASAQQEGNVPEQYAASLATRFDAPASWPFPNPRLRAAYAALQAWKQTAIFSDPANFTANWLGPDVCRYNGVYCAPAPSAYGAVTVAGIDLNHADIAGYLPASLPLGLPDLALLHLNSNRFCGVVPDTFRRLRLLHELDLSNNRFVGAFPEVVLALPSLKYLDLRFNDFEGTIPSALFDRPLDAIFLNSNRLRNPIPANLGNSPASVVVLAHNRLGGCIPPSIGKMAETLNEIVLIDDLLTGCVPPQVGLLKKVTVFDVSGNRLQGALPAAIGGMAAVEELDVAGNLFEGAVPAAVCGLAGLKNFTYTDNFITSRPGCAQATADGAWNCIPGAPAQRPPAQCAAAASHPFDCSKAQCQFPAYSPATPMPGGGKPSSPSYPSPSSHSPPKGSGTPAYPSPHQGSTTPSYPSPPSSSTTPSYHSPPQGSTTPSPPGSTTPSYPTPPSSSSTPSYHSPPQGSTTPSPPGSTTPSYPTPPSSSSTPSYHSPPQGSTTPSPPGSTTPSYPTPPSSSSTPSSHSPPQSTPGTPSYPSPSSGTPTPVGGHAPPPPTSAHMPDGRFAPPPGSYGPNPSTPPSSSTPPSGSTPPSSGSQQPPSGQHTPSPPTEYPGYALPPHSSGTPGTTPPSQTHPGTPSSPSGSTTPSSPEHCAPPSQGGSTGHPSPTPAGANLPFPPVYGMAYGSPPPPMKPYN, translated from the coding sequence ATGATCCGGCGCGGCATGCCGCCGCTGCTCGCGCTCCTGCTTGTCACCGCGGTCACCGCAGCGAGCGCGCAGCAGGAGGGCAACGTGCCGGAGCAGTACGCGGCGTCGCTCGCCACCCGCTTCGACGCGCCGGCGAGCTGGCCGTTCCCGAACCCGCGCCTGCGGGCCGCCTACGCGGCCCTCCAGGCCTGGAAGCAGACGGCCATCTTCTCCGACCCGGCCAACTTCACCGCCAACTGGCTCGGCCCCGACGTCTGCCGCTACAACGGCGTCTACTGCGCGCCCGCCCCGTCTGCCTACGGCGCGGTGACCGTCGCCGGGATCGACCTCAACCACGCCGACATCGCCGGCTACCTGCCCGCCTCCCTCCCGCTGGGGCTCCCGGACCTGGCGCTGCTCCACCTCAACTCCAACCGCTTCTGCGGGGTGGTGCCCGACACCTTCCGCCGCCTGCGCCTGCTCCACGAGCTCGACCTCAGCAACAACCGCTTCGTCGGCGCCTTCCCGGAGGTGGTGCTCGCGCTGCCGTCCTTGAAGTACCTCGACCTCCGGTTCAACGACTTCGAGGGCACCATCCCGTCCGCGCTCTTCGACCGCCCGCTCGACGCCATCTTCCTCAACTCCAACCGCCTGCGGAACCCCATCCCCGCCAACCTCGGCAACTCGCCGGCCTCCGTCGTCGTGCTCGCGCACAACCGGCTCGGCGGATGCATCCCGCCCTCCATCGGGAAGATGGCGGAGACGCTCAACGAGATCGTGCTCATCGACGACCTGCTCACCGGCTGCGTCCCGCCGCAGGTCGGCCTGCTCAAGAAGGTGACGGTGTTCGACGTCAGCGGCAACCGGCTCCAGGGGGCCCTCCCCGCGGCCATTGGCGGGATGGCGGCCGTCGAGGAGCTCGACGTCGCCGGGAACCTCTTCGAGGGCGCCGTGCCGGCCGCCGTCTGCGGCCTCGCCGGGCTCAAGAACTTCACCTACACCGACAACTTCATCACCTCGCGCCCCGGCTGCGCGCAGGCCACCGCCGACGGCGCGTGGAACTGCATCCCCGGCGCGCCCGCGCAGCGGCCGCCGGCGCAGTGCGCCGCCGCGGCCTCCCACCCGTTCGACTGCAGCAAGGCGCAATGCCAGTTCCCGGCGTACTCTCCTGCTACTCCCATGCCCGGTGGTGGCAAACCTTCCAGCCCGTCCTACCCGTCGCCGTCGTCCCACTCGCCTCCCAAGGGCTCCGGCACGCCGGCATACCCGTCGCCGCATCAGGGATCCACCACCCCGTCCTACCCGTCGCCACCGTCAAGCTCCACTACCCCGTCATACCACTCGCCACCCCAGGGATCCACCACGCCATCGCCACCAGGCTCAACCACGCCGTCgtacccgacgccgccgtccagctCCAGCACCCCGTCATACCACTCGCCACCTCAGGGATCCACCACGCCATCTCCACCCGGCTCAACCACGCCGTCGTACCCGACGCCTCCGTCGAGCTCCAGCACCCCGTCGTACCACTCGCCACCCCAGGGATCCACCACGCCATCGCCTCCAGGCTCAACCACACCGTCgtacccgacgccgccgtccagctCCAGCACCCCGTCATCCCACTCGCCGCCGCAGAGCACGCCGGGAACTCCGTCGTACCCGTCTCCTTCGTCAGGAACCCCGacgccagtaggaggccacgcgccgcCTCCGCCGACCTCAGCCCACATGCCAGACGGGCGGTTCGCGCCTCCCCCGGGCTCGTACGGCCCCAACCCATCGACGCCCCCGTCGTCGTCCACACCGCCCTCCGGCTCGACGCCACCTTCCTCCGGCAGCCAACAGCCGCCGTCCGGCCAGCACACGCCGTCGCCGCCAACAGAGTACCCCGGCTACGCGCTGCCTCCCCACTCGTCGGGGACCCCAGGCACCACGCCTCCATCGCAGACACACCCAGGCACCCCGTCCTCGCCGTCGGGGTCAACAACGCCGTCGTCCCCCGAGCACTGCGCGCCGCCGTCCCAGGGCGGCAGCACCGGACACCCGTCGCCGACGCCGGCCGGCGCGAATCTGCCGTTCCCGCCGGTGTACGGCATGGCATacgggtcgccgccgccgccaatgAAGCCGTACAACTAA